Proteins from a single region of Chanodichthys erythropterus isolate Z2021 chromosome 13, ASM2448905v1, whole genome shotgun sequence:
- the zfand5a gene encoding AN1-type zinc finger protein 5a produces the protein MAQETNQSPVPILCTTGCGFYGNPRTNGMCSVCYKEHLNRQQSSDRSPMSPLAGSPSAEASAIQRLEASINKAEPSPAPSADTMRDSIPSTSLPVTQQMTEMSISREERALSPKAEAVEPVITQPTSSYSPIAVAQGSDEGKSPDSIKPKKNRCFTCRKRVGLTGFDCRCGNLFCGIHRYSDKHNCTYDYKAEAAAKIRKENPVVVAEKIQRI, from the exons ATGGCCCAAGAGACAAACCAGAGTCCTGTGCCTATACTGTGTACCACAGGCTGTGGTTTCTATGGCAACCCAAGGACCAATGGCATGTGCTCGGTGTGCTATAAGGAGCACCTGAACAGACAGCAAAGCAGCGATCGTAGTCCCATGAGCCCCCTGG CTGGCAGCCCCTCAGCAGAGGCCTCCGCTATACAGAGACTAGAAGCCAGCATAAATAAAGCAGAGCCCTCACCTGCACCCAGTGCAGATACCATGAGAGA TAGTATTCCTTCAACCTCCTTACCAGTGACACAACAGATGACAGAAATGAGTATTTCTCGAGAGGAAAGGGCCCTGTCTCCTAAAGCTGAGGCTGTTGAACCAG TTATAACACAGCCCACCTCCTCCTACTCCCCCATCGCTGTGGCTCAGGGCAGCGACGAGGGCAAGAGCCCAGACTCCATCAAACCTAAGAAAAACAGATGCTTTACCTGCCGTAAGCGAGTCGGCCTAACAG GTTTCGACTGTCGATGTGGTAATCTGTTCTGTGGAATTCACCGGTACTCAGACAAGCACAACTGCACATACGATTACAAGGCGGAAGCTGCTGCCAAGATCCGTAAGGAGAATCCAGTAGTAGTGGCCGAAAAGATCCAGAGAATATAA